One window from the genome of Castellaniella sp. MT123 encodes:
- a CDS encoding potassium transporter Kup — protein sequence MSTQKDTDLKGPQAAMLIGALGVVYGDIGTSPLYTMKVALSMTGQPDIEHVLGMLSILFWMLIVVVSVKYVTCILRADNRGEGGTLALMELAMRGRPERTRWRLAFLGLIGASLFYGDSMITPAISVLSAVEGIGIVSHRLDAWVVPISVVVLVALFMVQSRGTGTVGRLFGPVMFLWFLTLGILGAWRVFEQPQVLQAINPVWALRFIGDAPWQTFLALGALVLALTGAEALYADMGHFGWPTIRRAWFAMVLPALVLCYFGQGALLLSDPSAIRNPFFLLAPDWGLIPLVGLATVATVIASQSVISGAFSMTRQAVQLGYWPRMVIQHTSAKEEGQIYLPRVNWLLLIAVLVLILAFGSSDRLAHAYGFAVTGTMLMTSVLAFAVLPRSSRGARRVAWLALIVLFLVIDVLLFLSNTLKLHEGGWLPLVVGIVLLTLMVTWKQGRQRIHDNLAGDHQSLVSFMESLEAYPPTRVPGTAVFMSMIVGTVPPALLHNLKHNKVLHEQALFLTIEVADEPYVPFNERLRVERVSRSSWQAIARWGFKQEPNVPQVVEQIGHEVPELNLEPMQTSYFLSRQTVIVVRRLPWHQSWRRHLFAFMARNASRTTRFYKIPPNRVVEMGMQMEL from the coding sequence ATGAGCACTCAGAAAGATACGGACTTGAAAGGCCCGCAGGCGGCCATGCTGATCGGTGCACTGGGCGTCGTCTACGGCGACATCGGCACGAGCCCGCTGTACACCATGAAGGTCGCCCTGTCGATGACCGGGCAACCGGATATCGAACACGTGCTGGGCATGCTGTCGATTCTTTTCTGGATGTTGATCGTGGTGGTGTCGGTGAAATATGTCACCTGTATCCTGCGTGCCGACAACCGCGGAGAGGGTGGAACCCTGGCGTTGATGGAACTGGCCATGCGAGGGCGACCGGAGCGCACGCGCTGGCGTTTGGCGTTCCTGGGCCTGATCGGGGCCAGTCTGTTCTATGGCGACAGCATGATCACGCCGGCCATTTCCGTGCTGTCGGCGGTCGAAGGCATCGGGATCGTGTCGCATCGACTCGATGCCTGGGTCGTGCCGATTTCGGTGGTGGTGCTGGTTGCGCTCTTCATGGTCCAGTCGCGGGGGACCGGCACGGTGGGCAGGCTCTTTGGTCCGGTCATGTTTCTCTGGTTCCTGACGCTGGGCATCCTCGGGGCCTGGCGTGTGTTCGAGCAGCCGCAAGTGTTGCAGGCGATCAATCCTGTCTGGGCGCTGCGTTTCATCGGCGATGCACCCTGGCAGACCTTCCTGGCGCTGGGAGCGCTGGTACTGGCCCTGACCGGGGCGGAAGCTCTGTACGCGGACATGGGGCATTTTGGCTGGCCCACCATCCGCCGCGCCTGGTTTGCCATGGTTCTACCCGCGCTGGTGCTGTGCTATTTCGGCCAGGGGGCCCTGCTGCTCAGCGATCCCTCTGCGATCCGCAACCCGTTTTTCCTGCTGGCCCCGGATTGGGGGCTGATCCCGCTGGTCGGCTTGGCGACGGTGGCGACGGTGATCGCGTCGCAGTCGGTTATTTCGGGTGCGTTCTCCATGACCCGCCAGGCGGTCCAGTTGGGCTACTGGCCGCGTATGGTGATCCAGCACACCTCGGCCAAGGAAGAAGGTCAGATTTATCTGCCCCGGGTCAATTGGCTGCTGTTGATTGCCGTGCTGGTGCTGATCCTGGCCTTCGGGTCATCGGACCGGTTGGCGCATGCTTACGGGTTCGCCGTCACCGGGACCATGCTGATGACGTCCGTGCTGGCCTTTGCGGTACTGCCGCGCAGTTCACGCGGCGCGCGGCGCGTAGCCTGGCTGGCGCTGATCGTGTTGTTTCTGGTGATCGACGTGCTGCTGTTCTTGTCGAATACGCTCAAGCTGCACGAGGGTGGCTGGCTGCCGCTGGTGGTGGGGATTGTCCTGCTGACGCTGATGGTGACCTGGAAGCAGGGCCGCCAGCGGATCCACGACAACCTGGCCGGGGACCATCAGTCGCTGGTCAGCTTCATGGAATCGCTGGAAGCCTACCCGCCGACGCGGGTGCCGGGAACAGCGGTCTTCATGAGCATGATCGTGGGTACGGTGCCGCCCGCCTTGTTACACAATCTGAAACACAATAAGGTGCTGCACGAACAGGCGCTGTTTCTGACCATCGAGGTGGCGGACGAGCCTTATGTGCCGTTCAACGAGCGGCTGAGGGTCGAGCGGGTCAGCCGCAGCAGCTGGCAGGCCATTGCGCGGTGGGGTTTCAAGCAAGAACCGAACGTACCGCAGGTCGTGGAGCAGATCGGCCACGAAGTTCCGGAACTGAATCTGGAACCGATGCAGACTTCGTATTTTCTGTCTCGTCAGACCGTCATCGTGGTGCGCCGCCTGCCGTGGCATCAGAGCTGGCGGCGGCACCTGTTCGCCTTCATGGCGCGCAATGCCAGCCGCACCACCCGGTTCTACAAGATTCCTCCGAACCGGGTGGTGGAGATGGGCATGCAGATGGAACTGTGA
- a CDS encoding monovalent cation/H+ antiporter subunit D, which yields MMPWLQHLPVLPILVPLLTSALMLLTRDSQRRLRVGLGTAAILLQILIALMLIRATQGIGAPAWPDGIGVYRLGNWPAPFGIVLVADRLSALMLGLTAVLGLCAWIYATARWDRAGSHFHPLFQLLLMGLNGAFLAGDLFNLFVFFEILLTASYGLMLHGSGKRRVGAALHYIGVNLIASFLLLIAIALIYGLTGTLNLADLSKQALTLAGADRQLFDSAAAILGVAFLIKAAAWPLNFWLPNTYTEAAAPVAALFTIMTKVGIYALLRIGSLLLPAGAPAAFGGAWMFPAGIATLAFGTLGMLASTQPRRIAAYAVITSSGTLFAALGMPGVTVTGPALYYLLSSVLGLGAFFLLLELTERSQSFGADMLAITQEAFEGDEPEAASLSEQVVGTPLPATMAFLGLSFFACSLLIVGLPPLSGFVAKFSLLSAALQTAEQGAPTFNVWLLVTAMLTSGVACLMALGRCGVRLFWVPEQLHVPTLRINEMAPILILLAACALLTVQAGPVMDYLEDTAHYLDQPARYIQAVLAPAFPGSQP from the coding sequence ATGATGCCCTGGCTTCAGCACCTGCCGGTCCTGCCGATCCTCGTGCCGCTGCTGACCAGTGCGCTGATGCTGCTGACCCGCGACAGCCAGCGGCGCTTGCGTGTCGGGCTGGGAACGGCCGCGATCCTGCTGCAGATCCTGATCGCGCTGATGCTGATCCGTGCCACGCAAGGCATCGGCGCCCCGGCCTGGCCCGACGGTATCGGCGTCTATCGCCTGGGCAACTGGCCCGCGCCTTTCGGCATTGTCCTGGTCGCCGACCGCCTCTCCGCCCTGATGCTGGGGCTGACCGCCGTGCTGGGCCTGTGCGCCTGGATCTACGCCACGGCCCGCTGGGACCGGGCGGGCAGCCACTTCCACCCGCTGTTCCAGCTGCTGCTGATGGGCCTTAACGGCGCGTTCCTGGCCGGCGACCTGTTCAACCTGTTCGTCTTCTTCGAGATCCTGCTGACGGCATCCTACGGCCTGATGCTGCACGGCTCGGGCAAGCGCCGCGTCGGCGCCGCCCTGCACTACATCGGCGTCAACCTGATCGCCTCATTCCTGCTGCTGATCGCCATCGCCCTGATCTACGGGCTGACCGGCACGCTGAACCTGGCCGATCTGTCAAAACAAGCCCTGACCCTGGCGGGGGCGGACCGGCAGCTCTTTGACAGCGCGGCCGCCATCCTGGGCGTCGCCTTCCTCATCAAGGCCGCCGCCTGGCCGCTGAACTTCTGGCTACCCAACACTTACACCGAAGCCGCCGCACCGGTGGCGGCACTGTTTACCATCATGACCAAGGTCGGGATCTACGCCTTGCTGCGCATCGGATCCCTGCTGCTGCCGGCTGGCGCGCCGGCGGCCTTCGGCGGCGCCTGGATGTTTCCAGCCGGCATCGCGACACTGGCGTTCGGCACCTTGGGCATGCTGGCCAGCACCCAGCCCCGGCGAATTGCCGCCTATGCGGTCATCACTTCATCGGGCACCCTGTTCGCGGCGCTGGGCATGCCCGGCGTCACGGTGACCGGCCCGGCCCTGTACTACCTGCTCAGTTCCGTCCTGGGCCTGGGCGCGTTCTTCCTGCTGCTGGAACTCACCGAGCGCAGCCAGTCCTTCGGGGCGGACATGCTGGCCATCACCCAGGAAGCCTTCGAAGGCGACGAACCCGAGGCCGCCAGCCTGTCGGAGCAGGTGGTCGGAACACCGCTGCCCGCCACCATGGCATTCCTGGGCCTGAGCTTTTTCGCCTGCTCCCTGCTGATCGTCGGCCTGCCGCCTCTGTCCGGCTTCGTGGCGAAATTCTCGCTGCTGTCCGCCGCGCTACAAACCGCCGAACAGGGCGCACCCACGTTCAATGTCTGGCTGCTGGTGACGGCCATGCTGACCTCGGGCGTCGCCTGCCTGATGGCGCTGGGACGCTGCGGCGTGCGGCTCTTCTGGGTTCCCGAACAGCTGCACGTCCCGACCCTGAGGATCAATGAAATGGCCCCCATCCTGATCCTGCTGGCCGCCTGCGCGCTGTTGACGGTTCAGGCCGGTCCCGTCATGGATTATCTAGAGGATACCGCGCACTATCTGGACCAGCCCGCACGCTACATCCAGGCCGTGCTGGCACCCGCCTTCCCAGGAAGCCAGCCATGA
- a CDS encoding monovalent cation/H+ antiporter subunit A: MLLTLILTIPFAGSLCAALLPATARRAGAWIAGGSALACLLLTLALTPEVAHLGLIKLSLPWIPSQGVDLTLRMDGYAWLFAVIISSMGALIALYAHYYLSAQDPAPRFFAFLLSFMGAMLGVVLAGNLIQLLVFWELTSLSSFMLIGYWHHRMDARRGARMALLVTGAGGFCLLASMLIIGHIVGSYDLDDVLAAASQIRGHRWYPILLVLLAVGALTKSAQFPFHFWLPNAMAAPTPVSAYLHSATMVKAGVFLLARFWPIFSGTDWWTWIIGSAGLCSLLLGAYAATFQRDIKSVLAYSTISHLGLITLLLGMNSRLALVAAIFHMINHATFKASLFMAAGIVDHETGTRDLTRLSGLRTAMPLTATLAMVSAAAMAGVPLLNGFISKEMFFAETIFTSGHWLTRWGLPAAAVVASAFSVAYSLRLIMQVFFGPPAHDLPRTPHDPTRMMLIPSAILVVICLAVGMLPGLTLGPVLDMVMRGLLGPGLPAFDLQVWHGLNLPLLMSMIAMVGGVGIYLALRERDRRAPGQVPIIYRLDGRRSFENALEAIDSGTLWLLGRLQTQRLQPQVLLLVLCTLGVALLPLVDGGWWPQASTRDTPLQWSFGLMWLAGGACAIAAAYQAKYHRTASLMLAGASGLITCVTFAWLSAPDLALTQLAVEVVTTVLILLGLRWLPPRIEEYPGATWHRTQWRRWRDFTVAVAGGAGLAVLAYVMMIRPAAYQSISSFFVKQAVPLGGGANVVNVILVDFRAFDTFGEITVLAVVALSVYALLRRFRPPAEALAMSSRPYSAQSDSRDLESDTQATLPDGLMKVPAVLVRLLLPASTLISLYFLLRGHNLPGGGFVGGLVMATGIILQYMVGGILWVEARPLIRPQAWIALGLLVAGIAAMSVWWVGRPLLSAYTLDLMLPVVGELHLSSVLLFDLGVYMLVVGATILFLIALAHQSLRFHRNITEPADGPHTET; encoded by the coding sequence CTGCTCCTGACTCTGATCCTCACCATCCCGTTCGCCGGCAGCCTGTGCGCCGCGCTGCTGCCTGCGACCGCGCGGCGTGCGGGGGCCTGGATCGCCGGCGGCAGCGCCCTGGCCTGCCTGCTGCTGACACTGGCACTGACACCAGAGGTCGCACACCTCGGGCTGATCAAGCTCAGCTTACCCTGGATCCCGTCCCAGGGGGTGGACCTGACGTTGCGCATGGATGGCTACGCCTGGCTGTTCGCCGTCATCATCTCGTCCATGGGCGCCCTGATCGCCCTATATGCCCACTATTACCTGTCAGCCCAGGATCCGGCACCCCGGTTCTTCGCCTTCCTGCTCAGTTTCATGGGGGCCATGCTGGGCGTGGTGCTGGCGGGCAATCTGATCCAGTTGCTGGTGTTCTGGGAACTGACCAGCCTGTCGTCCTTTATGTTGATCGGCTACTGGCACCACCGCATGGATGCCCGGCGCGGCGCGCGCATGGCACTGCTGGTCACCGGGGCGGGCGGCTTCTGCCTGCTGGCCAGCATGCTGATCATCGGCCACATCGTCGGCAGCTACGACCTCGACGACGTCCTGGCCGCCGCGAGCCAGATCCGCGGACACCGCTGGTATCCCATCCTGCTGGTGCTGCTGGCCGTGGGCGCGTTGACCAAAAGCGCGCAATTCCCCTTCCATTTCTGGCTGCCCAACGCCATGGCCGCGCCCACGCCAGTGTCGGCCTATCTGCACTCGGCCACCATGGTGAAGGCGGGCGTCTTCCTGTTGGCGCGGTTCTGGCCGATCTTTTCCGGCACCGACTGGTGGACCTGGATCATCGGCAGCGCCGGCCTGTGTTCCCTGCTGCTGGGTGCCTATGCCGCCACATTCCAGCGAGACATCAAGAGCGTGCTCGCCTATTCGACGATCAGCCATCTGGGCCTGATCACGCTGCTGCTGGGGATGAACAGCCGCCTGGCGCTGGTCGCCGCCATTTTCCACATGATCAACCATGCCACCTTCAAGGCCTCGCTCTTCATGGCCGCCGGCATCGTCGATCACGAAACCGGCACACGCGACCTGACCCGCTTGTCCGGCCTGCGCACGGCGATGCCGCTGACCGCCACCCTGGCGATGGTATCGGCTGCCGCCATGGCCGGCGTGCCACTGCTCAATGGCTTCATCTCGAAGGAAATGTTCTTTGCCGAGACCATCTTCACCTCCGGCCACTGGCTCACGCGCTGGGGCTTGCCGGCCGCAGCCGTGGTGGCGAGCGCCTTCAGTGTGGCCTATTCGCTACGCCTGATCATGCAGGTGTTCTTCGGCCCGCCAGCGCACGATCTGCCGCGGACGCCGCACGACCCGACCCGCATGATGCTGATCCCCAGCGCGATCCTCGTCGTCATCTGCCTGGCCGTGGGCATGCTGCCGGGCCTGACCCTGGGCCCGGTCCTGGACATGGTTATGCGCGGCCTGCTCGGGCCGGGTCTGCCGGCCTTCGACCTGCAGGTATGGCACGGACTGAACCTGCCCCTGCTCATGAGCATGATCGCCATGGTCGGCGGGGTCGGCATCTATCTGGCGCTGCGCGAACGCGACCGCAGGGCGCCCGGCCAGGTCCCGATCATCTATCGGCTCGACGGCCGCCGGAGCTTCGAGAACGCCCTGGAAGCCATCGACAGCGGCACCTTGTGGCTGCTGGGCCGGTTGCAGACCCAGCGGCTGCAGCCCCAGGTGCTGCTGCTGGTCTTGTGCACGCTGGGCGTGGCCCTGCTGCCGCTCGTCGACGGCGGCTGGTGGCCACAAGCCAGCACGCGCGACACCCCGCTGCAATGGTCCTTCGGCCTGATGTGGCTGGCCGGTGGCGCCTGCGCCATCGCCGCGGCCTATCAGGCCAAATACCACCGCACAGCCTCGCTGATGCTGGCCGGCGCATCGGGCCTGATCACCTGCGTCACATTTGCCTGGCTGTCGGCCCCGGATCTCGCCCTGACCCAGCTGGCGGTCGAAGTCGTCACCACCGTCCTGATCCTGCTGGGCCTGCGCTGGCTGCCGCCGCGCATCGAGGAATACCCCGGCGCCACATGGCATCGCACCCAATGGCGCCGGTGGCGCGATTTCACCGTGGCGGTGGCCGGCGGCGCGGGCCTCGCGGTCCTGGCCTACGTCATGATGATCCGTCCTGCCGCATACCAGAGCATTTCCAGCTTTTTCGTCAAACAGGCGGTGCCGCTGGGGGGTGGCGCGAACGTCGTCAACGTGATCCTGGTGGACTTCCGGGCCTTTGACACCTTCGGTGAAATCACGGTGCTGGCTGTCGTCGCCCTCAGCGTCTATGCGCTGCTGCGACGCTTTCGGCCACCGGCGGAGGCGCTGGCGATGTCCTCGCGCCCATACAGTGCCCAGTCCGACTCGCGGGACCTGGAATCGGACACGCAGGCCACCCTGCCCGACGGCCTGATGAAGGTTCCCGCCGTCCTGGTGCGCCTGCTGCTGCCCGCCTCCACCCTGATCTCGCTGTATTTCCTGCTGCGCGGCCACAACCTGCCCGGCGGCGGTTTCGTGGGTGGCCTGGTCATGGCTACCGGCATCATCCTGCAATACATGGTGGGCGGCATCCTCTGGGTCGAGGCCCGGCCCCTGATCCGCCCGCAGGCCTGGATCGCCCTGGGCCTGCTGGTCGCGGGTATCGCCGCCATGTCCGTCTGGTGGGTGGGGCGCCCCTTGCTGTCGGCCTACACCCTGGACCTGATGCTGCCTGTCGTCGGCGAGCTGCACCTGTCCAGCGTGTTGCTGTTCGACCTGGGGGTCTACATGCTCGTGGTTGGCGCGACCATCCTGTTCCTGATCGCGCTCGCCCACCAGTCCCTGCGCTTTCACCGCAACATCACAGAGCCGGCCGACGGCCCGCACACGGAGACCTGA
- a CDS encoding Na+/H+ antiporter subunit E, whose protein sequence is MKRLLGFLPLPCLLLALWLILNDSLSAGHIALGLAIALILSLLTPILRPVRARLSHPLTALRLVGHVAVDIAHSNWLVGLRILRGDTANARPGFLDIPLRIRDPHGLAALAGIVTFTPGTVWAGHDPAHNILTLHVLDLHDPAGLTHTIQDRYERPLMEIFE, encoded by the coding sequence ATGAAGCGTCTGCTCGGTTTCCTGCCGCTGCCCTGCCTGCTGCTGGCCTTGTGGCTGATCCTGAACGACAGTCTGTCGGCCGGTCACATCGCGCTGGGCCTGGCCATCGCACTGATTCTCAGCCTGTTGACCCCGATCCTGCGTCCCGTCCGCGCGCGCCTGTCCCACCCACTCACAGCGCTGCGGCTGGTCGGCCACGTGGCAGTCGACATCGCGCATTCGAACTGGTTGGTCGGCCTGCGCATCCTGCGCGGCGACACCGCGAACGCCCGGCCCGGATTCCTGGACATTCCGCTACGCATCCGCGACCCCCACGGACTGGCCGCACTGGCCGGCATCGTGACCTTCACCCCAGGCACAGTCTGGGCCGGACACGATCCGGCGCACAACATCCTGACCCTGCACGTCCTGGACCTGCACGACCCCGCAGGCCTGACGCACACCATCCAGGACCGTTATGAACGCCCGCTGATGGAGATCTTCGAATGA
- a CDS encoding K+/H+ antiporter subunit F, which translates to MSALILDWAAGFALLCFVLGLACAAVRLIRGPRAEDRILALDTLYINGMLILLVLGLRFEAGLYFDVALLIALFGFVGSTALAKFLLRGEVIEP; encoded by the coding sequence ATGAGCGCTTTGATACTGGACTGGGCCGCCGGCTTCGCCCTGTTGTGTTTCGTCCTGGGCCTGGCCTGCGCGGCAGTCCGCCTGATCCGGGGCCCCCGGGCGGAGGACCGCATCCTGGCCCTGGACACGCTCTACATCAACGGCATGCTGATCCTGCTGGTGCTGGGCCTGCGGTTCGAGGCCGGACTCTATTTCGACGTGGCGCTGCTGATCGCGCTGTTCGGCTTCGTCGGCTCCACGGCCCTGGCGAAATTCCTGTTGCGCGGCGAGGTCATCGAACCATGA
- a CDS encoding HAMP domain-containing sensor histidine kinase, which yields MPQDSLARRLVRRLLPAFFILVAIDLLATWFMTGVINPQSWLLRDLFWVMLLTQGLLVVLFVWVLISGIRHELSSINRLADQIRQRSIEDLQPLDLAGLPSEVAPLVLHFNDLLVRLDDSVQAQRRFVGHAAHQLRTPLAGLKLESELMLGQDLPDDIRVRAGRIKKVTDHMIRMGQQLLVLARADHASRPQDSFVRLDLCEWMRQAGSEWLDRARDRSIDLQLAAPDEPVWVDGDPVLLGELLGNLIDNALRYGVGARLIQLRVMANPPSFSVEDDGSGIQVDDIERVFEAFYRAADAGPGGSGLGLAIVREIARAHGAWWKVISRPAFAGTRITLIFPGPWRGACLTRAE from the coding sequence ATGCCCCAGGACTCCCTCGCGCGCCGGCTGGTCCGGCGTCTGCTGCCGGCCTTCTTCATCCTGGTCGCAATCGATCTGCTGGCGACCTGGTTCATGACCGGGGTCATCAACCCCCAGTCCTGGTTGCTGCGCGATCTGTTCTGGGTGATGCTGCTGACGCAGGGCTTGCTGGTGGTGCTGTTCGTCTGGGTGCTGATTTCCGGGATCCGCCACGAGCTCAGCTCCATCAATCGGCTGGCGGATCAGATCCGCCAGCGGTCGATCGAGGACCTTCAGCCGCTGGACCTGGCCGGGTTGCCCAGCGAGGTCGCCCCCCTGGTGCTGCATTTCAACGATCTGCTCGTGCGGCTGGACGATTCCGTCCAGGCGCAGCGCCGCTTCGTCGGCCATGCCGCCCATCAGTTGCGCACCCCTCTGGCCGGGCTGAAGCTCGAATCCGAGCTGATGCTGGGCCAGGATCTGCCCGATGACATCCGGGTGCGGGCGGGTCGGATCAAGAAAGTCACCGACCACATGATCCGCATGGGGCAGCAGTTGCTGGTGCTGGCCCGCGCGGACCATGCCTCCCGGCCCCAGGACAGTTTCGTGCGTCTGGACCTGTGCGAATGGATGCGCCAGGCCGGATCCGAATGGCTGGACCGGGCGCGCGATCGATCGATCGACCTGCAATTGGCCGCGCCCGACGAACCGGTCTGGGTGGACGGCGATCCGGTCCTGCTGGGCGAACTGTTGGGCAATCTGATCGATAATGCCCTGCGCTACGGCGTGGGCGCCCGGCTGATTCAGCTGCGCGTCATGGCGAACCCGCCGTCGTTTTCCGTCGAGGACGACGGCTCCGGCATCCAGGTGGACGACATCGAGCGGGTCTTCGAGGCTTTCTATCGGGCGGCCGATGCGGGCCCGGGAGGATCCGGCCTGGGTCTGGCGATCGTGCGCGAGATCGCCCGGGCGCATGGCGCCTGGTGGAAAGTCATCAGCCGCCCCGCCTTCGCGGGGACGCGGATCACCCTGATTTTTCCCGGCCCCTGGCGGGGGGCTTGCCTGACACGGGCCGAATGA
- a CDS encoding biopolymer transporter ExbD — translation MAFGSFDSKGTGTTLSEINMVPLIDVMLVLLVIFIITAPLLSHSIRINVPQVTAQPVEQRPEIIDLAIDAAGALFWNEQPVALDELESRFTAEAGADPQPEVRIRADVDTRYGELAQVMGAARRAGMKRLGFVTQPAPTPVSGPVPQDVGTAAVPTATNASAHTAGTASPAR, via the coding sequence ATGGCATTCGGCAGCTTCGATTCCAAGGGAACCGGCACGACCCTGTCGGAAATCAACATGGTGCCGCTCATCGATGTGATGCTGGTGCTGCTGGTGATCTTCATCATCACGGCGCCCCTGCTCAGCCATTCGATCCGGATCAACGTGCCTCAGGTGACGGCTCAGCCGGTGGAACAGCGACCCGAGATCATCGATCTGGCGATCGATGCCGCCGGTGCCCTGTTCTGGAACGAGCAGCCGGTGGCACTGGACGAGCTGGAGTCCCGGTTCACAGCCGAAGCCGGCGCTGATCCACAGCCGGAGGTCCGCATCCGTGCCGACGTGGATACGCGCTATGGCGAACTCGCGCAGGTCATGGGGGCGGCACGGCGCGCCGGTATGAAGCGGCTGGGATTCGTGACGCAGCCAGCCCCCACGCCTGTGTCCGGGCCCGTGCCGCAGGACGTGGGAACAGCGGCCGTGCCGACCGCCACCAATGCGTCCGCGCACACCGCTGGCACGGCTTCCCCGGCCCGTTGA
- a CDS encoding response regulator transcription factor, protein MRVLVIEDDTTLGHAVQEFLSGQGYAVDWLQTGDRVEGAVAGQAYGLLLLDLNLPGLSGLEVLQRLRANGFQEPVLILTARDGLEDRVAGLDAGADDYVTKPFELAELAARVRALARRHSGQAQTILECGPLAFDTVGRQIRVDGKRLALSVRELSVLEMLMARPGRVVTKQQIVSSLSAWDADFSENAVEVYVYRLRKRLDGTGASIQTVRGFGYLLDIERAQ, encoded by the coding sequence ATGCGAGTTCTAGTCATCGAAGACGACACCACACTGGGCCACGCAGTCCAGGAATTCCTCAGCGGCCAGGGCTATGCCGTCGACTGGCTGCAGACGGGCGACCGGGTCGAGGGCGCGGTTGCCGGTCAGGCCTACGGCCTGCTGCTGCTGGATCTCAATCTGCCGGGCCTCAGCGGTCTGGAAGTCCTGCAGCGTCTGCGCGCCAATGGCTTCCAGGAGCCGGTCCTGATCCTGACAGCGCGCGACGGCCTGGAAGACCGGGTCGCCGGCCTGGACGCCGGCGCCGATGACTACGTCACCAAACCCTTCGAACTCGCCGAACTGGCCGCACGGGTGCGCGCGCTGGCGCGCCGTCATTCAGGCCAGGCCCAGACCATTCTCGAATGCGGGCCGTTGGCCTTCGATACCGTGGGTCGGCAGATCCGTGTCGACGGCAAACGGCTTGCGTTGTCCGTGCGCGAATTGTCCGTTCTCGAAATGCTGATGGCCCGGCCAGGCCGGGTCGTCACCAAACAGCAGATCGTCAGTTCCCTGTCGGCCTGGGATGCCGACTTCAGCGAAAATGCGGTCGAGGTCTATGTCTATCGTCTGCGCAAGCGTCTTGACGGGACCGGGGCCAGCATTCAGACCGTGCGCGGCTTCGGCTATCTGCTCGACATTGAACGTGCCCAATAG
- a CDS encoding Na+/H+ antiporter subunit C, with protein MEWILALGIGVLAGSGIWLLLRPRTFQFIMGLTLMTYAVNLFIFAMGRLRLDAPPVIDPHWADPARYADPLPQALVLTAIVIGFATTALFLVVLLASRGMSDTDHVDGEEHRP; from the coding sequence ATGGAATGGATTCTGGCCCTGGGGATCGGCGTGCTGGCGGGATCGGGTATCTGGCTGCTGCTGCGGCCGCGCACCTTCCAGTTCATCATGGGGCTGACCCTGATGACCTACGCCGTCAATCTGTTCATCTTCGCCATGGGCCGCCTGCGGCTGGACGCCCCACCGGTCATCGACCCGCACTGGGCGGACCCGGCCCGCTATGCCGACCCGCTACCCCAGGCCCTGGTCCTGACCGCCATCGTCATCGGGTTTGCGACCACCGCCCTGTTCCTGGTGGTGCTGCTGGCCTCGCGCGGCATGAGCGACACCGACCACGTCGACGGCGAGGAGCACCGCCCATGA
- the mnhG gene encoding monovalent cation/H(+) antiporter subunit G, which translates to MNELPLWAAILVALLLVLAGIVTLTGSIGLLRLRTFYERMHAPTMGTTMGAFCIALAATLVASLLQERPIFHEWLICLFLFMTAPVTAILLMQSAIQRRKP; encoded by the coding sequence ATGAACGAACTGCCCTTGTGGGCCGCCATCCTGGTCGCCCTGTTGCTCGTCCTGGCCGGGATCGTGACATTGACCGGCTCGATAGGCCTGCTGCGCCTGCGCACCTTCTACGAGCGCATGCATGCGCCGACGATGGGGACGACGATGGGCGCCTTCTGCATCGCACTGGCGGCGACGCTGGTCGCCAGCCTGCTGCAGGAACGGCCCATCTTCCACGAATGGCTGATCTGCCTGTTCCTGTTCATGACGGCCCCGGTGACGGCCATCCTGCTCATGCAAAGCGCCATTCAGCGCCGCAAACCTTGA